A single genomic interval of Pectinophora gossypiella chromosome 22, ilPecGoss1.1, whole genome shotgun sequence harbors:
- the LOC126376964 gene encoding uncharacterized protein LOC126376964 — translation MPVEESEEKISVHMFDSEADDQMTKERGRCLEKDCTVRKYFLELRECTKRVERKIRYTAETCHQETVDLMEALDHCAAEIAFSKII, via the exons ATGCCCGTTGAGGAGAGTGAGGAGAAAATTAGCGTGCACATGTTTGACTCT GAAGCCGACGACCAGATGACCAAGGAACGAGGTCGATGTTTGGAGA AGGACTGCACAGTGAGGAAGTACTTCTTGGAGCTACGAGAGTGCACAAAGAGAGTGGAGAGGAAGATCAGGTACACTGCGGAGACCTGCCACCAAGAGACGGTAGACCTGATGGAGGCCCTCGACCACTGCGCGGCCGAGATAGCATTCTCTAAGatcatttga